One region of Salvelinus sp. IW2-2015 unplaced genomic scaffold, ASM291031v2 Un_scaffold1139, whole genome shotgun sequence genomic DNA includes:
- the zgc:194930 gene encoding uncharacterized protein zgc:194930 produces MLKSYIYDPTAPVDVHGRKRDLAESSLYQSHHLPGDSGNQFNIKQNQGFHNLGFSNKYTERGGGGSLKLEIDNNHINKLHAVPTNPESELGTGQAAKPRVGEGGGGLYILHPEGQVPRRDPSKGLNLVRVSPNTPSLDLTLNLTHSGDTDSHPDKNRMVRNFSDRVIGDRYGVGCNTSSVDELDEGVGGTAEYLGDTGDEQSVLSADIQTSTTSLSSADTNDDREAPDATTTENGIGISVKKSEDEGKAGEDDDVQSVTDSMVAEALAALEAATAGEDYED; encoded by the exons ATGCTGAAAAG ttaCATCTATGATCCGACCGCTCCGGTGGACGTCCACGGCAGGAAGAGGGACCTGGCTGAGAGCTCTCTCTACCAGTCCCACCACCTACCAGGAGACAGCGGGAACCAGTTCAACATCAAGCAGAACCAGGGCTTCCACAACCTGGGCTTCAGCAACAAGTACACCGAAAGAGGAGGTGGCGGAAGCCTCAAGCTGGAGATCGACAACAACCACATCAACAAGCTCCACGCCGTGCCCACCAACCCAGAGAGTGAGTTGGGCACGGGGCAGGCGGCCAAGCCTCGTGTGGGGGAGGGTGGTGGGGGTCTATATATCCTCCATCCAGAGGGCCAGGTGCCAAGACGAGATCCATCCAAGGGCCTCAATCTAGTCCGAGTCTCTCCCAACACACCCTCCCTGGATCTTACTCTCAATCTGACCCACTCGGGTGACACTGACTCTCACCCAGACAAGAATAGGATGGTCCGGAACTTCTCGGACCGCGTCATCGGGGACAGGTATGGGGTGGGGTGCAACACCTCATCAGTGGATGAGCTGGACGAGGGGGTGGGAGGCACGGCGGAGTACCTGGGCGACACGGGAGATGAGCAGAGTGTCCTGTCTGCGGACATTCAAACCAGTACGACTAGCCTGTCCTCGGCAGACACAAACGACGATAGGGAGGCGCCGGACGCCACTACCACAGAGAATGGGATCGGGATCTCAGTGAAGAAGAGCGAGGATGAGGGTAAGGCAGGGGAAGACGATGACGTGCAGAGCGTCACAGACTCTATGGTGGCGGAAGCTCTGGCAGCTCTAGAGGCAGCAACGGCCGGGGAGGACTATGAGGACTAA